The Allocatelliglobosispora scoriae genome contains a region encoding:
- a CDS encoding ATP-binding protein codes for MTALRNRLAAVEAAVTLAVAARRAGDPHPDDAFRGLYLSDEHVDAALRGPIEPVGPVGPVEPTGPIDDSPPGRLAVAFGLTETDLTLLLIAVAPDLDPRFERLYGYLNDDVTRRRATVRLALELAGLSTMSAAARRQAGPAGPLCAAGLLVVEDAERPFLSRGLRVPDRVCQHLLGDDSPDPLLLPVLARPRAAIDVPVVAAGGGLAYLRDRAPGCALAAAVAARPEAIVLDLARLPAGADDDLDELARVAGREARLRGVALIAGPVEALTERGPAGAGVRPFADLDGEVLLTGTVGWEPQWSARIPQLIDVPAPTGPDRVALWRRELGDRHTLGEQLPILTAPYRFSPEQIAQSATAARQAAALDGGTVTVALLRAAARARNAAGLERLARRITPAVDWTDLVLPDPVLSLLHELTARVRHRDTVLGAWMMRPGGGRGTGVTALFAGDSGTGKTMSAEVVAAALGLDLYVVDLSTVVDKYIGETEKNLSRIFDQAENCNAVLLFDEADALFGKRSDVSDAHDRYANVETAFLLQRMESFDGVAILTTNLRANLDDAFLRRLDVVVDFPKPDAAARLRLWRACLPADLPRAADLDLDYCAESFELSGGNIRSIAVTAAYLAAEAGQPVTMSDLVVAVHREYRKLGRLALPAEFGSWFGTWSV; via the coding sequence GTGACCGCGTTGCGGAACCGGCTCGCCGCCGTGGAGGCGGCCGTCACGCTGGCGGTGGCGGCCCGGCGGGCCGGCGATCCGCACCCGGACGACGCCTTTCGGGGGCTCTACCTGTCGGACGAGCACGTCGACGCCGCCCTGCGGGGACCGATCGAGCCGGTCGGACCGGTCGGACCGGTCGAGCCGACCGGGCCGATCGACGACAGCCCGCCCGGCCGGCTGGCGGTCGCGTTCGGGCTCACCGAGACCGACCTCACCCTGCTGCTGATCGCGGTCGCCCCGGACCTCGATCCACGATTCGAGCGGCTGTACGGGTACCTCAACGACGATGTCACCCGCCGCCGGGCCACCGTGCGGCTCGCGCTGGAGCTCGCCGGACTGTCCACCATGTCCGCCGCGGCCCGGCGGCAGGCCGGCCCGGCCGGACCGCTGTGCGCCGCCGGGCTGCTCGTCGTCGAGGATGCCGAGCGCCCGTTCCTCAGCCGCGGCCTGCGGGTGCCCGACCGGGTGTGCCAGCACCTGCTCGGCGACGACAGCCCGGATCCGCTGCTGCTGCCGGTGCTGGCCCGGCCGCGAGCCGCGATCGACGTGCCGGTCGTCGCCGCCGGTGGCGGCCTGGCCTACCTGCGGGACCGGGCGCCCGGCTGCGCGCTGGCCGCCGCGGTCGCCGCCCGGCCGGAGGCGATCGTGCTGGACCTGGCCCGGCTGCCGGCCGGAGCCGACGACGACCTCGACGAGCTGGCCCGGGTGGCCGGCCGGGAGGCACGGCTGCGCGGTGTCGCGCTGATCGCCGGGCCGGTGGAGGCACTCACCGAGCGCGGCCCGGCCGGCGCCGGGGTCCGCCCGTTCGCCGACCTCGACGGCGAGGTGCTGCTCACCGGGACCGTCGGCTGGGAGCCGCAGTGGTCGGCCCGCATCCCGCAGCTCATCGATGTACCGGCCCCGACCGGCCCGGACCGCGTCGCGCTGTGGCGGCGCGAGCTGGGCGATCGGCACACCCTCGGCGAGCAGCTACCCATCCTCACCGCGCCGTACCGGTTCTCGCCCGAACAGATCGCCCAGTCGGCCACCGCCGCCCGCCAGGCCGCCGCGTTGGACGGCGGGACGGTCACGGTCGCGCTGCTGCGCGCTGCCGCCCGCGCCCGCAACGCGGCCGGACTGGAGCGGCTCGCCCGCCGGATCACACCGGCGGTCGACTGGACCGACCTGGTGCTGCCCGATCCGGTGCTCAGCCTGCTGCACGAGCTGACCGCCCGGGTCCGGCACCGGGACACCGTGCTGGGCGCCTGGATGATGCGGCCGGGCGGTGGCCGGGGGACCGGGGTGACCGCTCTCTTCGCGGGCGATTCCGGCACCGGCAAGACGATGTCCGCCGAGGTGGTCGCCGCCGCGCTCGGGCTCGACCTCTACGTGGTCGATCTGTCGACCGTGGTCGACAAGTACATCGGCGAGACCGAGAAGAACCTCAGCCGGATCTTCGATCAGGCGGAGAACTGCAACGCCGTGCTGCTCTTCGACGAGGCGGACGCGCTGTTCGGCAAGCGCAGCGACGTCTCCGACGCGCACGACCGCTACGCCAACGTGGAGACCGCGTTCCTGCTGCAGCGGATGGAGTCCTTCGACGGGGTCGCCATCCTCACCACCAACCTGCGCGCCAACCTCGACGACGCGTTCCTGCGCCGGCTGGACGTGGTCGTCGACTTCCCGAAGCCCGACGCGGCAGCCCGGCTGCGGCTGTGGCGCGCCTGCCTGCCCGCCGACCTGCCCCGCGCCGCCGACCTGGACCTGGACTACTGCGCCGAGTCGTTCGAGCTGTCGGGTGGCAACATCCGCTCGATCGCGGTGACCGCGGCCTACCTGGCGGCCGAGGCGGGCCAGCCGGTGACGATGTCCGACCTGGTCGTCGCGGTGCACCGGGAGTACCGCAAGCTCGGCCGGCTGGCGCTGCCGGCGGAGTTCGGCAGCTGGTTCGGCACCTGGTCGGTCTGA
- a CDS encoding DUF4255 domain-containing protein, with protein MIFEVDDALTALLRREAIVDDAIEIVLDAPTKDWSSRRNAPTLNVYLYDIREDLRRRTQGRVDEYDKSGRVVARRVPPRYFVLSYLLTAWTARPEDEHRLLSAALSCLLAHDAIPVDLLTGGLAEAALPVPITVALPPPEDRSFADVWSALGGELHPSLDVRIVAPIQPGIRFTAGPPVQEVIVRINP; from the coding sequence GTGATCTTCGAGGTGGACGACGCGTTGACGGCCCTGCTGCGGCGGGAGGCGATAGTGGACGACGCCATCGAGATCGTGCTCGACGCGCCGACCAAGGACTGGTCGTCGCGGCGCAACGCGCCCACACTCAACGTCTACCTCTACGACATCCGCGAGGACCTGCGCCGGCGGACCCAGGGCCGCGTCGACGAGTACGACAAGTCCGGCCGGGTGGTGGCCCGGCGCGTACCGCCGCGCTACTTCGTGCTGTCCTATCTGCTCACCGCGTGGACGGCCCGACCGGAGGACGAGCACCGGCTGCTGTCAGCGGCGCTGTCCTGCCTGCTCGCGCATGACGCCATCCCGGTCGACCTGCTCACCGGCGGCCTGGCCGAGGCGGCCCTGCCGGTGCCGATCACCGTCGCGCTCCCACCGCCGGAGGACCGGTCCTTCGCCGACGTCTGGTCTGCGCTCGGCGGGGAACTGCACCCCTCGCTGGACGTGCGGATCGTGGCCCCGATCCAGCCGGGGATCCGTTTCACCGCAGGCCCACCGGTGCAGGAGGTGATCGTACGGATCAACCCGTGA
- a CDS encoding COG1470 family protein — protein sequence MGAFASLESNALSAPCGESVATTLTVRNTGTVVDQFRISVLGDPGAWCQVDPPMISLLPGREGTVSLRFSPPRDPATPFGQLPFGVRVEPQEDAAGLTVEEGVLTVTPYADLQVDLVPNTSKGWRQAKHQLTVVNRGNAPVAVHCSATDPNGALDVAVDPAGQTIGPGIAVQADVRVKPRHTLWRGAAQTLPFTIGVQAGVAPGQPAPAPVNVSANLLQNAVFPPWLPRTLATIAALVIGAVVAWHVVLRPTVQNAASNAVAAPLAQTDENMRRVADKVGVEIEPLDGSSPSPGRSPGAGAEGGDAALGLPLTTRLTITTEPGGQQVTGAAVALPADRALTVPRVLVQNPYKATGLLVIGTSAATDTGRMTGQIPVADRLVVIALGEDGNTPPQPLVFDPPLVLPTGRTLAMTVQCVTPGNSPGGGARPNCEIAALVGGYTRTATEPTGSPSPRPTVQPSPEDLTPTPTGEPESPDDEDPTPSPEAS from the coding sequence ATGGGAGCATTCGCGAGCTTGGAGAGCAACGCGCTGTCGGCGCCGTGCGGCGAGTCGGTCGCCACGACGCTGACCGTCCGGAACACCGGCACCGTCGTGGACCAGTTCCGGATCTCGGTCCTCGGCGATCCGGGCGCGTGGTGCCAGGTGGATCCTCCGATGATCTCGCTGCTTCCCGGCCGCGAGGGCACCGTCTCGCTGCGGTTCTCGCCGCCGCGCGACCCGGCCACACCCTTCGGGCAGTTGCCTTTCGGCGTACGGGTCGAGCCCCAGGAGGATGCCGCCGGGCTGACCGTCGAGGAGGGCGTGCTGACCGTCACGCCCTACGCCGACCTGCAGGTCGACCTGGTGCCGAACACCTCCAAGGGCTGGCGGCAGGCCAAGCACCAGCTGACCGTGGTCAACCGGGGTAACGCTCCGGTGGCGGTGCACTGCTCGGCCACCGACCCCAACGGCGCGCTGGACGTCGCGGTCGACCCCGCCGGCCAGACCATCGGCCCGGGCATCGCGGTGCAGGCCGACGTCCGGGTCAAGCCCCGACACACGCTGTGGCGCGGCGCCGCGCAGACGTTGCCGTTCACCATCGGCGTACAGGCCGGCGTCGCGCCGGGACAGCCGGCCCCGGCCCCGGTCAACGTGAGCGCCAATCTGCTGCAGAACGCGGTCTTCCCGCCCTGGCTGCCCCGGACGCTGGCCACCATCGCGGCGCTGGTGATCGGGGCGGTGGTCGCCTGGCACGTGGTCCTGCGCCCGACCGTGCAGAACGCCGCCAGCAACGCGGTGGCGGCGCCGCTGGCGCAGACCGACGAGAACATGCGCCGGGTCGCCGACAAGGTGGGAGTGGAGATCGAGCCGCTGGACGGCTCGTCACCCTCACCCGGCCGGTCGCCCGGTGCCGGTGCGGAGGGCGGCGACGCTGCGCTGGGCCTGCCGCTGACCACCCGGCTGACCATCACCACCGAGCCGGGCGGCCAGCAGGTCACCGGGGCCGCCGTCGCGCTGCCGGCGGATCGGGCGCTGACCGTCCCCCGGGTGCTGGTGCAGAACCCCTACAAGGCGACCGGCCTGCTGGTGATCGGCACCAGCGCGGCGACGGACACGGGCCGGATGACCGGGCAGATCCCGGTCGCGGACCGACTGGTGGTGATCGCGCTGGGCGAGGACGGGAACACTCCGCCGCAGCCGTTGGTCTTCGATCCGCCGCTGGTGCTGCCGACCGGCCGCACCCTCGCCATGACCGTCCAATGTGTCACTCCGGGCAACAGTCCCGGTGGTGGGGCCCGGCCCAACTGCGAGATCGCGGCGCTGGTCGGCGGATACACCCGCACGGCGACCGAGCCGACCGGCAGCCCCAGCCCGCGACCGACCGTCCAGCCGTCGCCCGAGGATCTCACTCCGACCCCGACCGGCGAGCCGGAGAGCCCGGACGACGAAGACCCGACCCCGAGCCCCGAAGCGTCCTGA
- a CDS encoding NAD(P)-dependent alcohol dehydrogenase: MKAFVVRSFGSPDVVELAEVETPVPGDGEVLVRVYAASVNPYDWHHMRGEPYVARLMGGIGLRTPKVGILGADMAGEVAAVGRSVRGVRPGDEVFALLKQGAFAEYVCVPESVLAPKPASLSFEQAAAVPMAAITALISLRDRGNLQPGQKVLVNGASGGVGTFAVQLARAFGAEVTGVCSTRNVDLVRSIGATEVVDYTAADFTLGGRRYDLVIDIAGSKSALACRRVLTPRGAYVVVGGQAGRWVQPAGHAFAAVAISPFVSQRMLMADVVRASDKRADLLTLTALIEQGAVAPVVDRRYAFAEVPAAIRYVEEGHAPAKVVVSMMDR, from the coding sequence ATGAAGGCTTTTGTCGTGCGCTCGTTCGGTTCGCCCGACGTCGTGGAGCTCGCCGAGGTCGAGACTCCGGTGCCGGGCGACGGGGAGGTGCTGGTCCGGGTTTATGCCGCATCCGTCAATCCCTACGACTGGCACCACATGCGCGGGGAGCCCTATGTCGCCCGGCTGATGGGGGGCATCGGTCTGCGTACCCCCAAGGTGGGGATCTTGGGCGCGGACATGGCGGGTGAGGTCGCGGCGGTGGGCCGGAGCGTGCGCGGGGTTCGACCCGGTGACGAGGTGTTCGCGCTGCTCAAGCAGGGTGCGTTCGCCGAGTATGTCTGCGTGCCGGAGAGCGTGCTGGCGCCGAAGCCCGCCAGCCTGTCGTTCGAGCAGGCGGCGGCGGTGCCGATGGCGGCGATCACTGCGCTGATCTCCCTGCGGGATCGGGGCAACCTTCAACCCGGACAGAAGGTCCTCGTCAACGGGGCGTCCGGCGGGGTCGGGACGTTCGCGGTGCAGCTCGCCCGGGCGTTCGGGGCGGAGGTGACGGGCGTCTGCAGCACGCGCAACGTGGACCTGGTGCGCTCCATCGGCGCCACCGAGGTCGTTGACTACACCGCGGCCGACTTCACCCTCGGCGGCCGGCGGTACGACCTCGTGATCGACATCGCGGGCAGCAAGTCGGCCCTGGCCTGCCGACGCGTGCTGACGCCCCGGGGCGCCTACGTCGTCGTCGGCGGCCAGGCCGGTCGCTGGGTGCAGCCGGCCGGGCACGCGTTCGCGGCGGTGGCGATCTCGCCGTTCGTCTCCCAGCGGATGCTGATGGCCGACGTGGTCCGGGCCTCGGACAAGCGGGCGGACCTGCTCACGCTGACCGCGCTCATCGAGCAGGGAGCCGTTGCCCCCGTCGTCGACCGGCGCTACGCCTTCGCGGAGGTGCCGGCGGCGATCCGCTATGTGGAGGAGGGCCACGCGCCGGCCAAGGTCGTCGTGTCGATGATGGACCGGTGA
- a CDS encoding TetR/AcrR family transcriptional regulator, whose protein sequence is MLRAAVGVADERGIESLTMRRLADVLDAEAMSLYHHVANKEEVLDGVVDVIAAEINEAVGRLTLPTKGARWKPAARLRVLTAREVLLRHPWAPRVFVSRTSTSAGILEYYDGLLAIMQAGGFSHDLCHRALHTLGSRALGFNQELFDPGDAPTGPEAAAAMAGMAERFPHLVGMLAEVAHDDPDSTLGWCDAQTEFEFGLDLILEGLDRMRDTV, encoded by the coding sequence GTGCTGAGAGCGGCGGTCGGCGTCGCCGATGAGCGCGGCATCGAGTCCCTCACGATGCGCCGGTTGGCGGATGTGCTCGACGCCGAGGCGATGTCGCTCTACCACCACGTGGCCAACAAGGAAGAGGTGCTCGACGGTGTCGTCGACGTCATCGCCGCTGAGATCAACGAGGCGGTCGGCCGACTGACGCTCCCCACCAAGGGTGCTCGCTGGAAGCCGGCGGCCCGGCTGCGGGTCCTGACCGCTCGTGAGGTCCTCCTGCGCCACCCGTGGGCGCCCCGAGTCTTCGTGTCGCGGACCAGCACCAGCGCCGGGATCCTGGAGTATTACGACGGGCTGCTGGCGATCATGCAGGCCGGCGGGTTCTCGCACGACCTGTGCCACCGCGCGCTGCACACGCTGGGGAGCCGGGCGCTCGGCTTCAACCAGGAGCTCTTCGATCCCGGCGACGCGCCCACCGGTCCCGAGGCGGCCGCCGCGATGGCGGGCATGGCCGAGCGGTTCCCGCACCTCGTCGGCATGCTGGCGGAGGTCGCCCACGACGATCCCGATTCCACGCTGGGCTGGTGCGACGCTCAGACCGAGTTCGAGTTCGGGCTCGATCTGATCCTCGAGGGCCTCGATCGGATGCGCGACACCGTCTGA
- a CDS encoding CocE/NonD family hydrolase — translation MAHPATRTRPHGQPLPRHVKLLSKLGGKPDPAALEVAYEPGLTVPAADGSPMVTDHYFPVVEGDYPTLLVRSPYGRGFPWTALYGNAYAQQGFHVVLQSCRGTGGSGGTFDWFRNEDADGHAAVAWLREQPWFNGVLGTVGISYLGYVQFALALDPPPELRAMVIQAGGHDPYGNCYAGGSFALETVLIAGVAMVHQGKGTLKFIQAGLRLQRHMRRIISSLPIIDAYVPGIGERVSIIEDSLRHAERDHPYWAGKDMSPVAESLAIPTSMVAGWFDLNLDQNLAQHERLVRAGCPNRLLIGPWTHSNMLEDRSVLIDSAGWLRAYLTADRSGLPPTPVRVHVGGVMPEGVDAWRDLAEWPPVGVSDRPWSLAAGGKLTTAEAAATGDALATVHYDPASPTPSLGGPVLSRGAGPRDNSSLEARPDVLTFTGEPLTDAVEVLGAVSAVLRVSIGAAASADVFARLCDVDEKGRSVNVCDGLLRISAGGRITVPMSSTAHRFAPGHRIRLQVSGGAHPRYARNLGTGEPLATATRLVPVDITVESGSQLLLPVAA, via the coding sequence ATGGCCCACCCCGCCACCCGTACCCGGCCGCACGGCCAACCGCTGCCCCGCCACGTCAAGCTGCTCAGCAAGCTCGGCGGGAAGCCCGACCCCGCCGCGCTCGAGGTGGCCTACGAGCCCGGGTTGACCGTGCCGGCCGCCGACGGCAGCCCGATGGTGACCGACCACTACTTCCCGGTCGTCGAGGGCGACTACCCCACGCTGCTGGTGCGCTCGCCCTACGGCCGGGGCTTCCCCTGGACCGCGCTCTACGGCAACGCCTACGCCCAGCAGGGCTTCCACGTCGTGCTGCAGAGCTGCCGCGGCACGGGCGGCTCCGGCGGGACCTTCGACTGGTTCCGCAACGAGGATGCCGACGGACACGCCGCGGTGGCGTGGCTGCGCGAGCAGCCGTGGTTCAACGGGGTGCTCGGCACGGTCGGCATCAGCTACCTCGGCTACGTGCAGTTCGCCCTCGCCCTCGACCCGCCGCCGGAGCTGCGCGCCATGGTCATCCAGGCGGGCGGCCACGATCCCTACGGCAACTGCTACGCCGGTGGCTCCTTCGCACTGGAGACGGTGCTCATCGCCGGTGTCGCGATGGTCCACCAGGGGAAGGGCACCCTCAAATTCATCCAGGCGGGACTGCGCCTGCAGCGGCACATGCGCCGCATCATCAGCAGCCTGCCGATCATCGACGCCTACGTTCCCGGGATCGGGGAGCGGGTCTCGATCATCGAGGACTCGCTGCGCCACGCCGAGCGCGACCATCCCTACTGGGCGGGCAAGGACATGAGCCCGGTCGCGGAGAGCCTCGCCATCCCGACGTCCATGGTCGCCGGATGGTTCGATCTCAACCTCGATCAGAACCTGGCGCAGCACGAGCGGCTTGTCCGAGCCGGATGCCCGAACCGGCTGCTGATCGGCCCGTGGACGCACTCGAACATGCTGGAGGACAGGTCCGTGCTCATCGACAGCGCGGGCTGGCTGCGCGCCTATCTCACCGCCGACCGCTCGGGGCTGCCGCCCACGCCGGTCCGCGTACACGTCGGCGGGGTGATGCCTGAGGGCGTCGACGCCTGGCGCGACCTGGCCGAGTGGCCGCCGGTCGGGGTGTCGGACCGGCCCTGGTCGCTCGCGGCCGGCGGGAAGCTGACCACGGCCGAGGCGGCGGCCACCGGCGACGCGCTCGCGACGGTCCACTACGACCCGGCGTCGCCGACCCCGTCGCTCGGCGGCCCTGTGCTGTCGCGCGGTGCCGGACCCCGCGACAACTCCTCGCTGGAGGCCCGGCCCGACGTGCTGACCTTCACCGGCGAACCGCTCACCGACGCGGTCGAGGTGCTCGGCGCGGTCAGCGCGGTCCTGCGGGTCTCCATCGGCGCCGCGGCGTCGGCCGATGTCTTCGCCCGGCTGTGCGACGTGGACGAGAAGGGCCGCTCGGTCAACGTCTGCGACGGACTGCTGCGCATCAGCGCCGGCGGCCGGATCACGGTGCCGATGAGCTCGACCGCCCACCGATTCGCGCCCGGACACCGCATCCGGCTGCAGGTCAGTGGCGGTGCTCATCCACGTTACGCCCGCAACCTCGGTACGGGGGAGCCGCTCGCCACCGCCACCCGGCTCGTGCCGGTCGACATCACCGTCGAGTCCGGCTCGCAGCTGCTCCTCCCGGTCGCGGCCTGA
- a CDS encoding TetR/AcrR family transcriptional regulator: MSLIDPTVLWAPPAPRRLGRPAAYSREAIVAAAIAIADADGLPALSMRRVAGEIGAGTMSLYSHVPDKEHLIELMVDAVIAEATQIPPSGDPIDDLVHYARQQRALFLGHRWLTAALAVRQTLGPNGLTTLDNALALLAPVDLPPSSKMEAFALLTGFVSTYVGYELAQSEMGRSTAEAQAAQAAYLTGAATSGHYPHLTAAFAAMGAAAQAPPDPEETFERLARRILAGLLTPPEL, translated from the coding sequence GTGAGTTTGATCGACCCGACGGTCCTGTGGGCGCCCCCGGCACCGCGCAGGCTGGGGCGCCCCGCCGCGTACAGCCGCGAAGCCATCGTGGCCGCGGCCATCGCCATCGCCGACGCCGACGGGCTCCCCGCGCTGTCCATGCGGCGGGTGGCGGGCGAGATCGGCGCGGGCACGATGTCGCTCTACTCGCACGTGCCCGACAAGGAGCACCTCATCGAGCTGATGGTCGACGCCGTCATCGCCGAGGCGACGCAGATCCCCCCCAGCGGGGACCCGATCGACGACCTGGTGCACTACGCCCGGCAGCAGCGGGCGCTCTTCCTCGGCCACCGGTGGCTCACGGCAGCCCTCGCCGTACGCCAGACGCTCGGACCGAACGGACTGACCACACTCGACAATGCGCTGGCGCTGCTCGCACCGGTCGACCTGCCGCCATCGTCCAAGATGGAGGCTTTCGCGCTGCTCACGGGTTTCGTCTCGACCTACGTCGGCTATGAGCTCGCGCAGTCCGAGATGGGGCGCTCGACGGCCGAGGCCCAGGCCGCTCAGGCTGCCTACCTCACCGGTGCGGCGACCAGCGGGCACTACCCGCACCTGACGGCCGCCTTCGCCGCCATGGGCGCCGCCGCCCAGGCGCCCCCCGACCCGGAGGAGACCTTCGAACGCCTGGCCCGTCGAATCCTGGCCGGCCTCCTCACCCCTCCTGAACTTTAA
- a CDS encoding NAD(P)/FAD-dependent oxidoreductase: MTEQLRDGYDVVVVGGGAAGLSGALTLARARRSVVVIDAGSPRNAPAAGVHGLLGREGISPGELLERGRAEARGYGASVVSGAVVAVTRDDDGFAVALADGRAVRARRILVATGLVDELPDLPGLREQWGRGVVHCPYCHGWEIRDQAIGVLAVGPNSMHQALMFRQWSDDITYFTHTMPPPSGADAEKLAARGIRVVTGAVVSLEIIDDRLVGLRMSDGRVVGREALAVGAPMVARAGFLAALGLSAVPHPSGMGEFVPADPTGRTEVPGVWIAGNVGDMTAQVGAAAAAGVLAAAQINADLIIEETDQAVAAYREPFSAESEAQVCERVLGDRRHGM; the protein is encoded by the coding sequence GTGACCGAGCAATTGAGGGACGGCTATGACGTGGTGGTGGTCGGCGGTGGCGCGGCCGGGCTGAGCGGTGCGCTGACGCTCGCCCGGGCCCGGCGGTCGGTCGTCGTGATCGACGCGGGCAGCCCGCGCAACGCGCCGGCGGCCGGCGTACACGGGCTGCTCGGCCGGGAGGGCATCTCCCCCGGCGAGCTGCTGGAACGGGGCCGCGCGGAGGCTCGCGGCTACGGCGCTTCGGTCGTCTCCGGCGCCGTCGTCGCCGTGACCCGCGACGACGACGGGTTCGCTGTGGCACTCGCCGACGGCCGGGCCGTCCGGGCGCGCCGGATCCTGGTGGCGACCGGGCTCGTCGACGAGCTGCCCGATCTTCCAGGGCTGCGGGAGCAGTGGGGCCGGGGCGTCGTGCACTGCCCCTACTGCCACGGCTGGGAGATCCGCGACCAGGCGATCGGAGTGCTGGCCGTAGGGCCGAACTCGATGCACCAGGCGTTGATGTTCCGGCAGTGGAGCGACGACATCACGTACTTCACCCACACCATGCCGCCCCCTTCCGGTGCGGACGCCGAGAAGCTGGCGGCGCGCGGCATCCGGGTGGTGACCGGCGCGGTCGTCTCGCTGGAGATCATTGATGATCGCCTGGTCGGGCTGCGGATGAGCGACGGCCGGGTGGTCGGGCGCGAGGCGCTCGCGGTGGGGGCACCGATGGTGGCACGGGCCGGATTCCTGGCGGCGCTCGGCCTGTCGGCGGTGCCGCACCCGTCGGGGATGGGGGAGTTCGTGCCCGCCGACCCGACCGGCCGCACCGAGGTGCCCGGGGTGTGGATCGCGGGCAACGTCGGCGACATGACCGCGCAGGTCGGGGCTGCCGCTGCGGCGGGAGTCCTGGCGGCGGCGCAGATCAACGCCGACCTCATCATCGAGGAGACGGATCAGGCGGTCGCGGCGTACCGGGAACCGTTCTCCGCCGAGTCCGAAGCCCAGGTCTGTGAGCGAGTCCTCGGCGACCGCCGCCACGGCATGTGA
- a CDS encoding helix-turn-helix domain-containing protein — MDKDLDQALTAVGPRLRALRQQRDTTLAELSATTGISVSTLSRLESGDRRPNLELLLPLAKAHGVTLDDLVGAPPTGDPRIHLRPITSHGMTMLPLTRRAGGIQAYKIVIPSTSNRRVPNLKTHEGYEWVYILNGRLRVVLGEQDLTLSPGEAAEFDTRVPHWFGAADAEPVEFLSLFGTQGERAHLRARPKTKEPVED; from the coding sequence ATGGACAAAGATCTCGACCAGGCATTGACGGCGGTCGGACCGAGACTCCGCGCGCTGCGCCAGCAGCGGGACACGACACTCGCCGAACTGTCGGCGACGACGGGGATCTCGGTCAGCACCCTGTCCCGGCTGGAGTCCGGCGACCGGCGACCCAACCTCGAACTGCTGCTCCCGCTGGCCAAGGCGCACGGCGTCACCCTCGACGATCTCGTCGGCGCGCCGCCCACCGGCGATCCCCGCATCCACCTGCGCCCGATCACCTCCCACGGCATGACGATGCTGCCGCTGACCCGGCGCGCCGGTGGCATCCAGGCATACAAGATCGTCATTCCCTCCACCAGCAACCGGAGGGTGCCCAACCTGAAGACCCATGAGGGCTACGAGTGGGTCTACATCCTCAACGGGCGGCTGCGGGTGGTCCTCGGCGAGCAGGACCTCACCCTCTCCCCCGGCGAGGCGGCCGAGTTCGACACCAGGGTGCCGCACTGGTTCGGGGCCGCCGACGCGGAGCCGGTCGAGTTCCTCAGCCTCTTCGGCACCCAGGGCGAGCGCGCCCATCTGCGGGCCCGCCCCAAGACCAAGGAACCGGTCGAAGACTGA